TTTTAGTATGGAATTTGGCTTTCATGAATCGTTTAAAATTTATTCCGGCGGATTAGGAATACTTGCCGGTGATTATTTAAAACAAGCCAGCGATTCTAATGAAAATATCGTGGGCATCGGATTGCTTTACCGTTACGGTTACTTTAATCAAAGTTTATCAATATTTGGGGATCAAATAGTGAAATATGAACCCCAAAAATTTAGTTTTATGCCACTTAACCCAGTTAGGGATAAAATGGGAAACTGGGAAATGATAACTCTGGCATTACCCGGCAGGACCTTGCACGCAAAAATCTGGAAGGTTGACATAGGAAGAATCCCACTTTATCTGCTTGATACAGATATTGAAGAAAATACTGAAGCCGACCGCTCTATCACCCATAACTTGTATGGCGGTGACTGGGAAAACCGACTGAAACAGGAGATGCTTTTGGGAATTGGCGGCATCCGCATGCTACAATCTATAAATATACAACCAACTATTTACCATTGCAACGAAGGACATGCAGCGCTGATTGGTCTTGAAAGATTGCGAAATTATGTGGAAGATAAAAAATTTTCCTTTTTGCAAGCTATGGAATTGGTGCGAAATTCTTCGCTTTTTACTACACATACACCCGTTCCTGCCGGACACGATGCGTTTCACGAAGATTTAATTCGCGCTTATTTGCCTCAGTATTACGAAAAATTAAACATATCGTGGGAAGAATTTATCAACCTCGGGCGTATTCATGACAACGATACCTCTGAAAAATTTTCGATGAGCGTCCTTGCCCTTAAACTAAGCCTTGAAACCAATGGCGTAAGCAGGATACATGGAAAAGTAACCCAGCAAATGTTTTCGGAATTGTACAACGGATATTTTCCCGAAGAACTATATATTAGCTATGTAACTAATGGTGTGCATTACCCTACTTGGACTGCCCCTATATGGAGAAAACTCTATGAACGAGAATTTGGTGAAAATTTTCTTTCGGATCATTCCAATCCTGAACTGTGGAAAAAAATCAGAGAAATACCTGATGAAGTTATCTGGGACATCCGTAGGCAATTGAAAAATGAATTAATCAATTTCCTGAAAGTGAAACTTCAGCATGATATGACAGAACGCCAGGAAAACCCCAAACTCATTTTTGCTACATTGGATGCACTCAATAATAAAGCCTTAACTATTGGGTTTGCCCGCCGTTTTGCAACTTATAAAAGGGCACATCTCATTTTTAATAACCTCGAAAGGCTTGCTTCCCTTGTTAATAAACACGGAAAACCTGTACATTTTATTTTTGCAGGAAAAGCCCATCCGCACGATAAAGCCGGAGAAGAGTTCATAAAAAAAATCGTAGAAATTTCAAAACATCCCGAATTTATGGGAAAAATTACCTTTGTTGAAAATTACGATATGGCTATTGCCCGTAAATTAGTTCAAGGTGTGGATATTTGGCTTAATTTGCCAACACGTCCCCTGGAAGCATCTGGTACGAGCGGGCAAAAGGCTGTTTTAAACGGAGTTATGAACTTCAGCGTCCTTGATGGATGGTGGGCAGAAGGTTACACACCTGATGCCGGCTGGGCTTTACCGGAAGAAAATACCTATTCAAATCCTGTTTTTCAGGACGAGTTAGATGCCGAAACCGTTTACCATATCCTTGAAGATGAAATTATTCCTTTGTATTATAATCTTGACCACCGGGGAATCCCTGTTCACTGGATAAGTAATATTAAAAACTGTATTGCACAGATTGCCCCCCGGTTTACCATGAAAAGGCAGTTAGACGACTATTGCGAAATGTATTACGAAAAACTCATCCGCAGAACAAGAATGATTGAGTTTAATGATTTTGAAGTAACAAAAAGATTGGCACATTGGAAGAGAAAAATTCTTAGAAGCTGGGATAGCATTGAAGTAGTTTCTGTTTTGATTCCCGATTCTACAACAAAACCCTTACAACTTGGAGCCATTTATGAGGCAGAAATTGTATTGGATGTAAATGAGTTAAGTGTAGACGACATAGGAATAGAAGTACTTTTCGGACAAAAGCAAAATGATGAGGTACATGAAATTTTGTATTGTGAAGAAATGGAAAAAGTGAAAACGGATAAAAGCTTGGTTACGTTTAAATGCACAGTGCCGGCAACACGTGCAGGTGTATTCGATTATGCTTTCCGAATGTTCCCTAAAAACAATTTGTTACCCCATCGTCAGGATTTCAACCTTATTAGGTGGATATAACTCATTAATAATAAAAAAGCCGTAAACTATAAATATTTACGGCTTTTTATATGCCATTTGGCTAACATTACCTTCATTAATTTACAACATCTTCCTCAACTCTAAGGTTATCAATAATGAAATTTTGCCGGTCAGAAGTATTTTTCCCCATGTAAAAAGAAAGAATATCCGGTATGGAAGAAGATTGCTTTAAAATAACAGGGTCAAGTCGCATATTTACACCGATAAAATATCTGAACTCGTCGGGAGAAATTTCTCCTAATCCTTTAAAACGAGTGATTTCGGGATTTTCTCCAATCTCGATAAGAGCTTTTTGTTTTTCTTCCTCTGAATAGCAATAGGTGGTTTTTCTTTTGTTTCTAACTCGGAATAAAGGGGTTTGCAAAATATAGAGATGCCCGTTGCGCACTACATCAGGATAAAACTGGAGGAAGAAGGTAAGTAGTAACATTCTGATATGCATACCATCCACATCAGCATCGGTAGCAACAACAATATTGTTATACCTGAGATTATCAATATCTTCTTCGATGTTTAACGCAGATTGCAGTAAATTAAATTCTTCGTTTTCGTAAACCACTTTTTTTGTTAATCCGTAAACATTGAGAGGTTTTCCCTTCAAGCTGAAAACCGCCTGGGTATTAACATCCCGGCTTTTGGTTATACTTCCGCTTGCCGAATCGCCTTCGGTGATAAAAAGGGTAGTATCAAGTCGTAATTCGTCGTTTGTATTGTAATGTACTTTACAATCGCGAAGCTTTTTATTGTGGAGCGATACTTTTTTTACACTTTCACGGGCAAGTTTTTTAATATTTGCCAGATCTTTTCTTTCTTTTTCGGATTGTAAAATTTTTCGGTACAATGCATCGGCAGTATCTCCGTTGATATGCAAATAATTATCAAGATGTTTTTTTACAATATCGAGGATGTAATTTCTAATAGAAGTCCCATTGGGCTCAATATTTGTAGAACCTAACTTGGTTTTGGTTTGCGATTCAAATACAGGCTCATGTATTTTTATACTGATTGCGGCAATAATAGAAGAACGAATATCTCCGGGATCAAAATCTTTTTTATAAAACTCACGAATTGTTTTTACAATAGCTTCCCTGAAAGCTGCCAGATGTGTGCCCCCCTGCGTGGTATGTTGTCCGTTTACAAAAGAATAATATTCCTCGCCGTATTGTTTGGCACTATGGGTAAAGGCAAATTCAAAATCGGCTTCTTTTATTTGAATAATAGGGTAGAGGGTAGAATTTCCGTTGATATTTCGTTCCAATAGATCAACCAAACCGTTTTTGGAAAAGAATTTCTGTCCGTTGAAAATAATGGTTAGTCCCTGGTTAAGAAAAACGTAATTCCAAAGAAGTTTTTCAATATATTCGCTGATGAAATGGTATTTACCAAATATTTTTTCATCAGGAATAAAAGAAATTGTAGTTCCGTTTGGTAAATTTGCAGATGTTTCGGGTTCATCATTCAGGATGTTTCCATTTTCGAATTCTACCTGCTTCATAATTCCCTCTCTCACAGAGCGAACCATAAAGTATTGTGATAATGCGTTTACGGCTTTCGAGCCTACCCCGTTTAATCCTACAGCTTTTTTAAAAACTCTGGAGTCGTATTTTGCACCGGTATTGATTTTCGAAACACAATCTATCACTTTTCCGAGCGGGATGCCTCTGCCGTTATCCTTTACTGTAACCGTTTGATCTTTAATGGTTATTTCAATAGCCCGACCATATCCCATCACGTATTCATCAATAGAGTTATCAATTGTTTCTTTTATAAGGACATAAATTCCATCATCCTGGGAGGAGCCATCGCCCAATTTCCCAATATACATGCCTGGACGAAGCCTGATATGCTCTTTCCATTCTAAAGATCGTACGCTCTCTTCGTTGTATTTTTCAGTCATCGGGACTATTTATGTAATTTGATTGCAAAAATATTAGAAATCGCTTTTCGGGCGGTTGGGGAAAAATATTTTTATTAACCTTTTTTTACCCGTTTTAATGTTAAGAGATTCATAGGATTGCTTCCTAATCCGGAAATATTTTTTCTTACAAAACGCAATACCTGGTCGTAATACAAAATAATTACAGGAGCTTCTTCCATTACAATTTTGTCCATTTGTTTGTAAATCAAAAAACGAGCGCTGTCATTTAACTCTGAAGAAGCTTCTTGAAATAAATTATCAAACTGGGTATGAGAAAAATGGGTGTAATTAGGACCCTTTGGGCAAAAGTTATCGGTATAGAAAAGAGATAAGTAATTCTCTGCATCAGGGTAATCAGCAATCCATGATCCCCTGAAAAATTCAACTTTGCTTTGTGCTATCATCTCGCGCAGGGTAGCGGGTGGGCTCACTTCAATTTTTACTTTTATTCCTAATTCGCCTAACTGTTGCTGAATATATTGGCACAAATCAAGATATGATGCATTGGTTGACAATGTAATCATCAATTCTTTTTTGCCTTTTTTGTATCCTTCTTCTTCCAAAAGCTGACATGCTTTTTCCGGATTATAATCGTATCCATAATCTGGCAGGGTTGTGAATCCAGGCATTCCTATGGGAATAAAACCGTAGCATCCGGGTGTCCCAATATTATTTCGCAAAAATAAAATCATCTTTTTCCTGTCAAAACCCATACTGATTGCCCGTCTGATTTTTCTTAACTTTAAAGGGCTGGCTTTAGACAAATCAGAGTTCTTATCAACCAAAATTCCAAGGTATTCTGTATTAAGGTAAGGTTGATGAGTTAGGTAGAATTGGTCGTTGTACCGTGGATTGAGTTTACCGTCGCGGGTAAGAATTTCGTCTTTATACCCAGGGTCAATACCCGACATAAAGTCCAGATTACCTTTTACAAATTCGAGAAATGCAGCCTGTTTGTCGGTGATGAATGTAACTGCCACTGCATCAATAAAAGGAAGCCTTTTATTATTTTCGAATTCAAAGTAGCGGGGATTTTTTACCAAAACGAGCTTAACACCTTCTTTCCACATTTTAAACTGGAAAGGGCCTGTACCAATCGGATGGCGACGAAAATCGGTTCCATATTTTTGTATGGCTTCGTGTGGTATTACTGAACAATATTGTGTAGAGAGTGCCCCCAGAAAAGGAGGAAATGCATGATGTAATTCAATAGTTAGAGTAGTGTCGTTAAGTGCGCAAATGGCATAGTCATTACCAAATTTTTTCACCGAGTTAAAAACCCATGCTCCTGCAGATGCCAAAAGCGGGTCTGTAAGCCGTTTAAAGCTGTATTCCACATCATGAGCCGTTACTTTTCTTCCGATTCCTTTCTTGAAAATACTGCTATTATGAAAAAAAACATCATTTCGCAGATAAAAGGTGTATAGCCTTCCATTTTGAGATATTTTCCATTTTTTTGCGATGCAGGGTTTGATTTCAAGTTTATCGTTTAGTTGTACTAAGCCATTAAATATCTGATTACATGCCCAAATATTTGCCTGGTTTCTCGAAAATGCAGGATCAAGAGAAGTTATTCCGGCAGCTTCATTGTAACGAAATACTTTTTTTGTGTTGTCTTTCTTAAAGGATTGACAAGCTGAGATAATAAGAATACCTAAAAAAAGGAAAAAACCATTTTTTTTCATTCCGGATATAAAATGCAAATATTATAAAAAAAACAAAGCTGCTGCATATTCAGTTGCATAGAATATGTTATAGGATTATAAATGTCCGGATCATAGCGTAATCAGCCGTTTTCGTACAGTACTTACACAGAAGAGCGTATATGAGAAAGTGCTCGAAGCAATTAAGCATTTAGAGAAAAAAAGATATTGGTTAAGACAGGGAGTCATCATAGATGCCTACAGATAGCCCAAGCCAAAACGATGCTTTGGAGGCGAGAGCGTTATGCCGGGTTGTCAAAAATGCACACCTAACATTTGATGGAAGCCATAGCATACAACTTATATCGTTCACCTAATTATATCCAAATGCTAAAAAATGAGGAGAAATCTTTTTATTTACAGTAATATTATTAAAATATAATGAAACAAAAATAGTAAAGAAGGCTTTTTTATCACGAAAAATTATTGACCCAAAGTTAGAAAATTGACTCTCTTTGCATTTTGCAACGGCATTATATTAAATATTGAAACCAAAAAATTTGATAGATATATTTGTTACTTTACCGGGTCCAACATTCAAATAGAAATGATTAATTCATAGCCGGGTCGGAAGGAGAATTAGCCCAAAGTGTATATTCACCGCCCAATGTACGTAATATATTACCCCATAGCATTTTAGGAGTTTCATCCCATTGACTATCTGAAAAATTTGTTACTACCCACGATTTTTCTTTTAGCTCTTGTGTAAGCTGGTTCGGATTCCACCCGGAGTATCCAATAAAAAAGCGAATTTGATTATTCGTAATTCTGGCATCGTTTATCAGTTGTTTTGCTATTTCGATATCACCTCCCCAAAAAATTCCATCTGTGATGTGTACACTTTTGGGAATTTTGTTTCCAACCCGATGAATAAAATATAAGCAATTTGTATTGACGGGACCTCCAAAAAATAAGGGAAAATTAATTTCCGGAAAATCTGTTAATACATCTTGTAATTTGATACCAACAGGTTTGTTTATTATAATACCAAATGAGCCTTCTGCATTGTGCTCAGCCAATAAAACAACGGATTTATTAAAATAAAAATCCTGCAAAGACGGCTCTGATACAAGCAATTTACCTTGTTCTGGTTGTAATAATTTGAATGGCATGGTGCATTTATAGCTTTTTGTTACTTTTGTATGGAAAATGACAAAACTTATAAAACTATTACAAAAATAATACCATATTTTATATAATGAAAAAATTAGATAAACAGCTTGTTTTTGAAAAACTTAGAAAAAAATATCCTGTTTTTGT
This window of the Lentimicrobiaceae bacterium genome carries:
- a CDS encoding YqgE/AlgH family protein; translation: MPFKLLQPEQGKLLVSEPSLQDFYFNKSVVLLAEHNAEGSFGIIINKPVGIKLQDVLTDFPEINFPLFFGGPVNTNCLYFIHRVGNKIPKSVHITDGIFWGGDIEIAKQLINDARITNNQIRFFIGYSGWNPNQLTQELKEKSWVVTNFSDSQWDETPKMLWGNILRTLGGEYTLWANSPSDPAMN
- a CDS encoding ABC transporter substrate-binding protein; the protein is MKKNGFFLFLGILIISACQSFKKDNTKKVFRYNEAAGITSLDPAFSRNQANIWACNQIFNGLVQLNDKLEIKPCIAKKWKISQNGRLYTFYLRNDVFFHNSSIFKKGIGRKVTAHDVEYSFKRLTDPLLASAGAWVFNSVKKFGNDYAICALNDTTLTIELHHAFPPFLGALSTQYCSVIPHEAIQKYGTDFRRHPIGTGPFQFKMWKEGVKLVLVKNPRYFEFENNKRLPFIDAVAVTFITDKQAAFLEFVKGNLDFMSGIDPGYKDEILTRDGKLNPRYNDQFYLTHQPYLNTEYLGILVDKNSDLSKASPLKLRKIRRAISMGFDRKKMILFLRNNIGTPGCYGFIPIGMPGFTTLPDYGYDYNPEKACQLLEEEGYKKGKKELMITLSTNASYLDLCQYIQQQLGELGIKVKIEVSPPATLREMIAQSKVEFFRGSWIADYPDAENYLSLFYTDNFCPKGPNYTHFSHTQFDNLFQEASSELNDSARFLIYKQMDKIVMEEAPVIILYYDQVLRFVRKNISGLGSNPMNLLTLKRVKKG
- a CDS encoding type IIA DNA topoisomerase subunit B — its product is MTEKYNEESVRSLEWKEHIRLRPGMYIGKLGDGSSQDDGIYVLIKETIDNSIDEYVMGYGRAIEITIKDQTVTVKDNGRGIPLGKVIDCVSKINTGAKYDSRVFKKAVGLNGVGSKAVNALSQYFMVRSVREGIMKQVEFENGNILNDEPETSANLPNGTTISFIPDEKIFGKYHFISEYIEKLLWNYVFLNQGLTIIFNGQKFFSKNGLVDLLERNINGNSTLYPIIQIKEADFEFAFTHSAKQYGEEYYSFVNGQHTTQGGTHLAAFREAIVKTIREFYKKDFDPGDIRSSIIAAISIKIHEPVFESQTKTKLGSTNIEPNGTSIRNYILDIVKKHLDNYLHINGDTADALYRKILQSEKERKDLANIKKLARESVKKVSLHNKKLRDCKVHYNTNDELRLDTTLFITEGDSASGSITKSRDVNTQAVFSLKGKPLNVYGLTKKVVYENEEFNLLQSALNIEEDIDNLRYNNIVVATDADVDGMHIRMLLLTFFLQFYPDVVRNGHLYILQTPLFRVRNKRKTTYCYSEEEKQKALIEIGENPEITRFKGLGEISPDEFRYFIGVNMRLDPVILKQSSSIPDILSFYMGKNTSDRQNFIIDNLRVEEDVVN
- the glgP gene encoding alpha-glucan family phosphorylase, with amino-acid sequence MNDNIIRKPDYIFEVSWEICNKVGGIYTVLSTKTQSIVKDIRDNLILIGPDVWMEARQNPDFIEDKYIYKFWREKAEREGLKIRIGRWNIASEPIVILVDFTPYFSNKDQIFTDFWKTYKLDSLSGQWDYTEPALFGYAAGKVIESFYDFNLSAQDAIIAQFHEWMTGTGILFLKQNVPQVGCVFTTHATVLGRCIAGNNLPLYRDLKQFNAEVLSVNFGVRSKFSLEKLSAKESDAFTTVSHITALECEQFFDKPVDVVTPNGFDDSFVPPDDVFEEKRAIARQKLFGVAKAVLNQDIPDDTLLVVNSGRYEFKNKGIDIYIEALSRLNDNPLLTKQVLAYIMVPANHSGPLREVIERLNNPDFNTPLSGKYLSHGLHEAEFDPILKALKKSNLSNNPLDKVKIIFVPSYLMGNDGIFNLDYYQLLIGFDISVFPSYYEPWGYTPLESLAFHVPTITTTLAGFGMWIKNTFNTIEKGVGVIERNDDNDNEVINDIAGFLLRYVNKTPEERLQCMQEAFKISRIALWENLIDYYYQAYSVALGKAYLRYDSFKEKVPYDYVTSLPKIKKSVVDWKKVYISSTLPAKFSSLRKIANNLWWTWNYEAIELFEMIDKILWEKSNHNPIVILETLSIRKLKKLERDKGFITKLKEVSKKFDDYMAKAEGKKPDIIAYFSMEFGFHESFKIYSGGLGILAGDYLKQASDSNENIVGIGLLYRYGYFNQSLSIFGDQIVKYEPQKFSFMPLNPVRDKMGNWEMITLALPGRTLHAKIWKVDIGRIPLYLLDTDIEENTEADRSITHNLYGGDWENRLKQEMLLGIGGIRMLQSINIQPTIYHCNEGHAALIGLERLRNYVEDKKFSFLQAMELVRNSSLFTTHTPVPAGHDAFHEDLIRAYLPQYYEKLNISWEEFINLGRIHDNDTSEKFSMSVLALKLSLETNGVSRIHGKVTQQMFSELYNGYFPEELYISYVTNGVHYPTWTAPIWRKLYEREFGENFLSDHSNPELWKKIREIPDEVIWDIRRQLKNELINFLKVKLQHDMTERQENPKLIFATLDALNNKALTIGFARRFATYKRAHLIFNNLERLASLVNKHGKPVHFIFAGKAHPHDKAGEEFIKKIVEISKHPEFMGKITFVENYDMAIARKLVQGVDIWLNLPTRPLEASGTSGQKAVLNGVMNFSVLDGWWAEGYTPDAGWALPEENTYSNPVFQDELDAETVYHILEDEIIPLYYNLDHRGIPVHWISNIKNCIAQIAPRFTMKRQLDDYCEMYYEKLIRRTRMIEFNDFEVTKRLAHWKRKILRSWDSIEVVSVLIPDSTTKPLQLGAIYEAEIVLDVNELSVDDIGIEVLFGQKQNDEVHEILYCEEMEKVKTDKSLVTFKCTVPATRAGVFDYAFRMFPKNNLLPHRQDFNLIRWI